One window of Ictalurus punctatus breed USDA103 chromosome 22, Coco_2.0, whole genome shotgun sequence genomic DNA carries:
- the coq5 gene encoding 2-methoxy-6-polyprenyl-1,4-benzoquinol methylase, mitochondrial encodes MAASFRILMRTLHCPAQNVKSVCRTRVRSSLYSAEVSICRSYAGVSDGKSVHFGFETVTEEEKAERVYKVFESVAQKYDVMNDAMSLGIHRLWKDALLRAMNPQPGLRLLDTAGGTGDISFRFLNYTRSVRERQLRQRARANQTPSWQDISRSYGSEREELPETRAVVCDINKEMLKVGKERAENAGITTGLSFVVGDAEELPFDNDRFDVYTIAFGIRNVTHIEQALQEALRVLKPGGRFMCLEFSKVSNPLLSRLYDAYSFQMIPVLGEVIAGDWKSYQYLVESIRKFPDQETFKEMIEDTGFFRVQYTNLSGGIVALHSGFKL; translated from the exons ATGGCGGCGTCCTTTAGAATTCTCATGCGAACACTTCATTGCCCGGCTCAAAATGTCAAGTCTGTGTGTAGAACCCGAGTCAGAAGTTCACTTTATTCGGCAGAAGTGTCAATATGTCGAAGCTACGCAGGAGTTTCGGATGGAAAAAGCGTCCATTTTGGTTTCGAGACGGTGACAGAAGAGGAGAAAGCAGAAAGAG TGTATAAGGTGTTTGAAAGCGTTGCTCAGAAGTATGACGTGATGAACGACGCGATGAGTCTGGGTATCCATCGGCTGTGGAAGGACGCGCTGCTGCGTGCGATGAATCCTCAGCCTGGGTTACGCCTGCTCGACACAGCCGGAGGCACCG GTGACATCTCGTTCCGTTTCCTGAATTACACACGTTCGGTGCGTGAGAGGCAGCTGCGTCAGAGAGCGCGGGCCAATCAGACACCTTCCTGGCAGGACATCTCCAGGAGTTACGGCTCAGAGAGGGAGGAGCTTCCAGAAACCCGAGCGGTGGTGTGTGACATCAATAAAGAAATGCTGAAGGTGGGGAAAGAGCGGGCGGAGAACGCAGGGATCACCACAG gTTTGTCATTTGTAGTGGGTGACGCCGAGGAGCTTCCATTCGACAATGATCGGTTTGACGTTTACACCATCGCATTCGGCATCCGGAACGTCACTCACATCGAGCAG gctctGCAGGAAGCTCTGCGTGTGCTTAAACCAGGTGGGCGCTTCATGTGTCTAGAGTTCAGCAAAGTGTCCAACCCTCTTCTGTCCAG GCTCTATGATGCCTACAGTTTCCAGATGATTCCAGTTCTAGGTGAGGTGATTGCAGGAGACTGGAAGTCGTATCAGTATCTGGTGGAGAGCATACGCAAGTTTCCGGATCAG gaaacatttaaagaaatgatCGAGGACACTGGTTTCTTCCGAGTGCAGTACACTAATCTCAGTGGAGGAATCGTCGCTCTTCATTCAGGGTTCAAGCTTTGA